From Mauremys mutica isolate MM-2020 ecotype Southern chromosome 17, ASM2049712v1, whole genome shotgun sequence, one genomic window encodes:
- the MAG gene encoding myelin-associated glycoprotein isoform X2 produces MKAAGALLILGILFGGTLGGPWSAWMPQTIMAFEGTCVAIPCRFDYPDELRPSAVHGIWYFNSPYPRNYPPVVYKSRTGIVHESFQGRSRLLGDLQARNCTLQLSRLSPELAGKYFFRGDLGGYNQYTYSEHSNLEIVDKPTIVPPAAVVVGTEAELRCVVPDNCPTMKPVVSWLNHEALEDQAVFGQLEEESGTWSQVSLLKFQPSRENDGHELGCQVTYPNTTFLFEAFATLDVKYVPRILQVNSSVEVTEGSPVVLVCVADSNPMALLAWFKEEAVLREEPSTNLTLELDNVTHAQDGIYTCVAENVYGRVNRSLALTVMYAPRKPSVNSSVVAVEGESVTILCTTESNPEPIITIFKEKQIVATVVYESELLLEIPAVTHEDDGEYWCVAENQYGQRGSAFNLTVEFAPIILMESKCTAARDTVQCVCAVLANPEPVISFELPTRNVTVNETDQEFVYSQKTGYTVTSILTLRGEPDSQLFVVCSARNLYGTKNQQLQFHHSNNLMWAKVGPVGAVVAFVILIAAVCYVSQTRKKKNVNENSSFVQLEHPPVAYSGEYRPPGALDKSESKEICSLESH; encoded by the exons ATGAAGGCTGCTGGGGCTCTGCTCATCTTGGGGATCCTATTTGGAG GCACCCTGGGTGGGCCGTGGAGCGCGTGGATGCCGCAGACCATTATGGCCTTCGAGGGCACGTGCGTGGCCATCCCGTGCCGCTTCGACTACCCGGACGAGCTGCGCCCCTCGGCCGTGCACGGCATCTGGTACTTCAACAGCCCCTACCCCCGGAACTACCCGCCCGTGGTGTACAAGTCGCGCACCGGCATCGTTCACGAGAGCTTCCAGGGCCGCTCCCGCCTGCTGGGCGACCTCCAGGCCCGCAACTGCACCCTGCAGCTCAGCCGGCTCAGCCCCGAGCTGGCGGGCAAGTACTTCTTCCGCGGGGACCTGGGCGGCTACAACCAGTACACGTACTCGGAGCACAGCAACCTGGAGATCGTCG ACAAACCCACCATTGTGCCCCCGGCTGCGGTGGTGGTGGGGACGGAGGCGGAGCTGCGGTGCGTGGTGCCGGATAACTGCCCCACCATGAAGCCCGTGGTGAGCTGGTTGAACCACGAGGCGCTGGAGGATCAGGCTGTCTTCggccagctggaggaggagagcggCACCTGGAGCCAGGTGTCCCTGCTGAAGTTCCAGCCCTCGCGGGAGAACGACGGGCACGAGCTGGGCTGCCAGGTCACCTACCCCAACACCACCTTCCTCTTCGAGGCCTTCGCCACCCTGGACGTCAAGT ACGTGCCCCGGATCCTGCAGGTGAACTCGTCCGTGGAGGTCACGGAGGGCTCGCCCGTGGTGCTGGTGTGCGTGGCGGACAGCAACCCCATGGCCTTGCTGGCGTGGTTCAAGGAGGAGGCCGTGCTGCGGGAGGAGCCGTCCACCAACCTGACGCTGGAGCTGGACAACGTCACCCACGCGCAGGACGGGATCTACACCTGCGTGGCCGAGAACGTGTACGGGCGGGTGAACCGCTCCCTGGCCCTCACCGTCATGT ACGCCCCGCGGAAGCCGTCGGTGAACTCCTCGGTGGTGGCGGTGGAGGGGGAGTCAGTGACTATCCTGTGCACCACGGAGAGCAACCCTGAGCCCATCATCACCATCTTCAAGGAGAAGCAGATCGTGGCCACGGTGGTCTACGAGAGCgagctgctgctggagatccccGCCGTGACCCACGAGGACGACGGGGAGTACTGGTGTGTGGCGGAGAACCAGTACGGCCAGCGCGGCTCCGCCTTCAACCTCACCGTGGAGT TTGCTCCCATAATCCTCATGGAGTCAAAGTGCACAGCGGCTCGGGACACGGTGCAGTGCGTCTGCGCCGTGCTGGCCAATCCGGAGCCCGTGATCTCCTTCGAGCTGCCCACCCGGAACGTGACGGTCAACGAGACTGACCAGGAGTTCGTCTATTCCCAGAAGACGGGCTACACGGTCACCAGCATCCTGACGCTGCGCGGGGAGCCGGACTCGCAGCTCTTCGTTGTCTGCTCCGCCCGCAACCTGTACGGCACCAAGAACCAGCAGCTCCAGTTCCACCACTCCA ACAATCTGATGTGGGCGAAGGTGGGGCCGGTGGGCGCCGTGGTGGCCTTTGTGATTCTCATTGCCGCCGTGTGTTACGTGAGTCAGACGCGGAAAAA gaaAAACGTGAATGAAAACTCCAGTTTCGTGCAGCTGGAGCACCCGCCCGTGGCGTACAGCGGCGAGTACCGGCCCCCGGGGGCCCTGGACAAATCCGAG
- the MAG gene encoding myelin-associated glycoprotein isoform X1 — MKAAGALLILGILFGGTLGGPWSAWMPQTIMAFEGTCVAIPCRFDYPDELRPSAVHGIWYFNSPYPRNYPPVVYKSRTGIVHESFQGRSRLLGDLQARNCTLQLSRLSPELAGKYFFRGDLGGYNQYTYSEHSNLEIVDKPTIVPPAAVVVGTEAELRCVVPDNCPTMKPVVSWLNHEALEDQAVFGQLEEESGTWSQVSLLKFQPSRENDGHELGCQVTYPNTTFLFEAFATLDVKYVPRILQVNSSVEVTEGSPVVLVCVADSNPMALLAWFKEEAVLREEPSTNLTLELDNVTHAQDGIYTCVAENVYGRVNRSLALTVMYAPRKPSVNSSVVAVEGESVTILCTTESNPEPIITIFKEKQIVATVVYESELLLEIPAVTHEDDGEYWCVAENQYGQRGSAFNLTVEFAPIILMESKCTAARDTVQCVCAVLANPEPVISFELPTRNVTVNETDQEFVYSQKTGYTVTSILTLRGEPDSQLFVVCSARNLYGTKNQQLQFHHSNNLMWAKVGPVGAVVAFVILIAAVCYVSQTRKKKNVNENSSFVQLEHPPVAYSGEYRPPGALDKSEYERRPVSDKRLLNKPEGSLDLNVDYANIDFTKLATKDSYTLTEELAEYAEIRVK; from the exons ATGAAGGCTGCTGGGGCTCTGCTCATCTTGGGGATCCTATTTGGAG GCACCCTGGGTGGGCCGTGGAGCGCGTGGATGCCGCAGACCATTATGGCCTTCGAGGGCACGTGCGTGGCCATCCCGTGCCGCTTCGACTACCCGGACGAGCTGCGCCCCTCGGCCGTGCACGGCATCTGGTACTTCAACAGCCCCTACCCCCGGAACTACCCGCCCGTGGTGTACAAGTCGCGCACCGGCATCGTTCACGAGAGCTTCCAGGGCCGCTCCCGCCTGCTGGGCGACCTCCAGGCCCGCAACTGCACCCTGCAGCTCAGCCGGCTCAGCCCCGAGCTGGCGGGCAAGTACTTCTTCCGCGGGGACCTGGGCGGCTACAACCAGTACACGTACTCGGAGCACAGCAACCTGGAGATCGTCG ACAAACCCACCATTGTGCCCCCGGCTGCGGTGGTGGTGGGGACGGAGGCGGAGCTGCGGTGCGTGGTGCCGGATAACTGCCCCACCATGAAGCCCGTGGTGAGCTGGTTGAACCACGAGGCGCTGGAGGATCAGGCTGTCTTCggccagctggaggaggagagcggCACCTGGAGCCAGGTGTCCCTGCTGAAGTTCCAGCCCTCGCGGGAGAACGACGGGCACGAGCTGGGCTGCCAGGTCACCTACCCCAACACCACCTTCCTCTTCGAGGCCTTCGCCACCCTGGACGTCAAGT ACGTGCCCCGGATCCTGCAGGTGAACTCGTCCGTGGAGGTCACGGAGGGCTCGCCCGTGGTGCTGGTGTGCGTGGCGGACAGCAACCCCATGGCCTTGCTGGCGTGGTTCAAGGAGGAGGCCGTGCTGCGGGAGGAGCCGTCCACCAACCTGACGCTGGAGCTGGACAACGTCACCCACGCGCAGGACGGGATCTACACCTGCGTGGCCGAGAACGTGTACGGGCGGGTGAACCGCTCCCTGGCCCTCACCGTCATGT ACGCCCCGCGGAAGCCGTCGGTGAACTCCTCGGTGGTGGCGGTGGAGGGGGAGTCAGTGACTATCCTGTGCACCACGGAGAGCAACCCTGAGCCCATCATCACCATCTTCAAGGAGAAGCAGATCGTGGCCACGGTGGTCTACGAGAGCgagctgctgctggagatccccGCCGTGACCCACGAGGACGACGGGGAGTACTGGTGTGTGGCGGAGAACCAGTACGGCCAGCGCGGCTCCGCCTTCAACCTCACCGTGGAGT TTGCTCCCATAATCCTCATGGAGTCAAAGTGCACAGCGGCTCGGGACACGGTGCAGTGCGTCTGCGCCGTGCTGGCCAATCCGGAGCCCGTGATCTCCTTCGAGCTGCCCACCCGGAACGTGACGGTCAACGAGACTGACCAGGAGTTCGTCTATTCCCAGAAGACGGGCTACACGGTCACCAGCATCCTGACGCTGCGCGGGGAGCCGGACTCGCAGCTCTTCGTTGTCTGCTCCGCCCGCAACCTGTACGGCACCAAGAACCAGCAGCTCCAGTTCCACCACTCCA ACAATCTGATGTGGGCGAAGGTGGGGCCGGTGGGCGCCGTGGTGGCCTTTGTGATTCTCATTGCCGCCGTGTGTTACGTGAGTCAGACGCGGAAAAA gaaAAACGTGAATGAAAACTCCAGTTTCGTGCAGCTGGAGCACCCGCCCGTGGCGTACAGCGGCGAGTACCGGCCCCCGGGGGCCCTGGACAAATCCGAG